From the genome of Helicoverpa zea isolate HzStark_Cry1AcR chromosome 1, ilHelZeax1.1, whole genome shotgun sequence, one region includes:
- the LOC124632831 gene encoding survival of motor neuron-related-splicing factor 30, producing MADDLRNYKLQLQQVEAALLTDGENEELLKLKADLEEVIELTQDLIKTQDGDSKVPNIHGSSNDHDVTASLLAAEDDESAHKYLSNWQVGERCLAKWRSDGQFYEALIEDVTEDTLKVKFDGYATAEVVSINDVKVIPGSSLKRPHSGDESKHGKGYNREYLKKKKQKKQQRFKQIEEERETEKNKWLNFHTKAAKKPGVRTKSIFASPDNLTGRVGIGTCGISGKPMTEYTPGEKWKKGG from the exons atGGCAGATGATTTAAGGAATTATAAACTGCAACTTCAACAG gtagAAGCAGCGTTGCTCACTGATGGTGAGAACGAGGAGTTGCTGAAACTAAAGGCTGACTTGGAAGAAGTAATAGAGTTGACACAAGATCTTATAAAAACTCAAGATGGTGACTCCAAAGTCCCTAATATTCATGGTTCTAGTAATGATCATGATGTTACAGCGTCCCTGTTGGCGGCCGAGGATGATGAAAGCGCTCACAAATACCTTTCAAATTGGCAAGTCGGAGAACGGTGCCTGGCTAAATGGAGATCAGATGGACA ATTTTATGAAGCACTCATTGAAGATGTTACTGAGGATACTTTGAAAGTAAAGTTTGATGGTTATGCAACTGCAGAAGTAGTTTCAATTAATGATGTGAAGGTAATACCGGGTAGCAGTCTGAAGAGACCTCATAGTGGAGATGAAAGCAA ACATGGCAAAGGCTACAATAGAGAATACCTTAAAAAGAAAAAGCAGAAAAAGCAGCAAAGGTTTAAACAGATTGAAGAGGAAAGAGAAACTGAAAAGAATAAATGGCTCAATTTCCACACCAAGGCAGCCAAGAAACCTGGTGTAAGGACAAAAAGCATATTTGCTTCACCTGATAATTTGACTGGTAGAGTTGGCATTGGGACTTGTGGCATATCAGGAAAACCCATGACTGAGTATACTCCAGGAGAAAAATGGAAGAAAGGAGGATAA